A genomic segment from Aegilops tauschii subsp. strangulata cultivar AL8/78 chromosome 1, Aet v6.0, whole genome shotgun sequence encodes:
- the LOC109764258 gene encoding uncharacterized protein: MEAAAGRGLDLAGPLRDLLPPVDFCCAYGSTLTHARPDGTSMVDYILGVADPLQWHSENLARNPTHYSSWMARRGPEAVTWLADRVGVGVYFNPFVEWGDKRIKYGVVAMKDLATDILTWDQFYLSGRLQKPVRVLVDNWDIRMVNTVNLKMAAAASLLLLPKEFTEHDLYAKICSLSYMGDIRMLFAEDKYKVKKIVDGSFQPFQLMYRPLIQDYISEGILKMSDYRQQKAFKQDCGVSATNELFSSLPRMIQRRLQGRFTSNSTEIPTHIPTRALVPSKEVAAASVRTALRRRVMVSSARQAACGLLASGGLVAARYLGKKMSKALSTRCLTFF, translated from the exons atggaggcggcggccggaaGGGGCCTGGACCTGGCCGGCCCGCTCCGCGACCTCCTCCCGCCGGTGGACTTCTGCTGCGCGTACGGCTCCACCCTCACCCACGCCCGCCCCGACGGCACCTCCATGGTCGACTACATCCTCGGCGTCGCCGACCCCCTCCAGTGGCACTCCGAG AACTTGGCGAGGAACCCCACGCATTACTCTAGCTGGATGGCGCGCCGTGGCCCCGAAGCC GTCACTTGGCTCGCAgatcgtgtcggtgtcggggtctaCTTTAATCCCTTTGTCGAGTGGGGAGACAAG AGGATCAAGTATGGGGTCGTAGCGATGAAGGACCTGGCGACGGATATCTTGACCTGGGACCAGTTCTACCTAAGTGGCCGACTGCAAAAACCT GTCCGTGTTCTTGTCGATAACTGGGATATAAGGATGGTTAACACAGTTAATCTGAAAATGGCAGCTGCAGCTTCTCTGCTTCTTTTGCCAAAAGAATTCACAGAG CATGACCTATACGCAAAAATTTGCAGCCTATCTTATATGGGTGACATAAGGATGTTATTTGCCGAAGACAAATATAAG GTCAAGAAGATTGTGGATGGTAGTTTCCAGCCATTTCAATTGATGTACAGACCCCTGATACAGGATTATATTTCTGAAGGGATACTGAAGATGTCAGATTACAGACAACAAAAGGCTTTCAAGCAG GACTGTGGTGTATCTGCAACGAACGAACTGTTTTCTTCTCTCCCGCGTATGATCCAAAGGAGACTGCAGGGAAGATTCACATCGAATAGCACAG AAATACCGACTCACATACCGACCCGCGCGTTGGTTCCATCGAAAGAGGTGGCAGCGGCATCCGTCCGCACGGCTCTGAGGCGCCGCGTAATGGTTTCGAGCGCACGGCAAGCAGCTTGTGGGCTGCTCGCCTCTGGCGGCCTGGTCGCCGCGCGGTACCTGGGGAAGAAAATGTCCAAGGCCTTGAGCACCCGATGTTTGActtttttttag
- the LOC109764235 gene encoding uncharacterized protein isoform X2, with protein MRGGGRGGGGGGGGGRGQREQQARGAAAAVAGDGAEIPPASRKLVQGLKGILADRTEAEIYATLLDCAMDPDVAVERLISQDPFHEVRRKRSNKKEVKAPQETRSRPFYKPAYRGSKVGLDRGGRGYSGPGDSTASAKGPIKKETELLPPPNTSTSDAVKGSNPMETISEAGNLADAKSTSFQPPQVQHGWGGVPGRPSLAEIVKMGRPQAKSGARPVANNAAKPAVGGSVAANANLNTVLPSEGDRVIAEKLPNGTIQSPSVPKEDSVGILPPGQGSDVPEGIGAASANVSAPRSFTLEVKNDGAGDANEQTKETSASNATGLTSPGPLSPSDEGTVLNNDMIEKTDGYLSDEHSFEHNQNSNGDMSTTAYQLEDLTIHEENRPKPSDDNPAVIIPGHLQVSNADFAHLTFGSFVSGTLDASCSMMPANSDVEVAAVPDNQSGDQCDVRIHEFENKETVTPAANEYIASAPDSNAENPDITSAQQSDVGRADLLDVTNNTEYNLSSDYATSSAVQPEPTVQTYLQDNRQMQNISPLSNFMQGNMPNGLLPPAMPPFRELDPAFSLLLTNPPLATMVHGTPQSSVNNATVSSQPQENVNQGGLSNPQLTHSQGSTGIAPGPPLPHHLAALHPYAQGGLPLGYANMIGYPSLPQSYAYLPPAAYQQAYMNSGLFHQGAAAAPNSGVKYPMPQYKSNVPLGSLPQPASMLSNYVGGFGTANGMPQNFALNQSNPSATTAPGFDGAMPSQYKDGNPYMSLQQGENPAMWMHGAGSRGMPPLAANPLYGYQGQQGYQGQQGHQGGLRQGQMPSQYGAALGQSQPGLGPEHRNPSDGNLSAAAAAQANQMWPNGY; from the exons ATGAGGGGCGGCGgccggggaggagggggaggcgggGGCGGCGGGAGGGGGCAGCGGGAACAGCAGGcccgcggcgcggcggcggcggtggcgggggaCGGGGCGGAGATCCCGCCGGCCTCGCGGAAGCTCGTGCAGGGGCTCAAGGGGATCCTCGCCGACCGCACCGAGGCCGAGATCTACGCCACGCTCCTCGACTGCGCCATGGACCCCGACGTCGCCGTCGAGCGCCTCATCTCCCAAG ATCCCTTTCATGAAGTGAGGAGAAAGCGTAGCAACAAAAAGGAG GTAAAAGCTCCTCAGGAAACAAGGTCTCGCCCATTCTATAAACCTGCATACCGAGGTTCTAAGGTTGGTTTGGATCGAGGTGGACGTGGTTACTCTGGTCCAGGAG ACTCAACTGCTAGCGCTAAAGGTCCTATCAAGAAGGAAACAGAGTTACTTCCACCACCAAACACATCAACCTCTGATGCTGTCAAGGGGAGCAATCCTATGGAAACAATTTCAGAAGCTGG TAATTTAGCTGATGCGAAGTCTACCAGTTTCCAGCCTCCGCAAGTGCAGCATGGTTGGGGTGGGGTGCCAGGGCGCCCTTCTTTGGCTGAAATAGTGAAGATGGGCAGGCCTCAAGCTAAATCTGGGGCCAGACCGGTTGCAAATAATGCTGCCAAGCCAGCTGTTGGTGGTTCAGTCGCTGCCAATGCAAATCTTAACACAGTTTTGCCGTCAGAAGGGGACCGTGTCATAGCTGAGAAATTACCAAATGGCACTATTCAGTCCCCCTCTGTACCTAAGGAGGACTCTGTTGGCATATTACCTCCAGGACAGGGGTCTGATGTGCCAGAAGGCATTGGTGCTGCTTCCGCAAATGTGAGTGCACCAAGATCATTTACCCTGGAGGTCAAGAATGACGGTGCTGGAGATGCCAACGAGCAAACTAAGGAGACAAGTGCAAGCAATGCCACTGGCCTAACATCTCCAGGACCATTATCCCCGTCTGATGAAGGCACGGTCTTGAATAATGACATGATAGAGAAAACAGATGGCTATCTCTCTGATGAACATTCATTTGAACACAACCAAA ATTCAAATGGTGATATGTCTACTACAGCGTATCAGTTGGAAGACTTGACCATACATGAGGAAAACAGACCAAAACCATCTGATGATAACCCAGCTGTAATAATCCCAGGCCACCTCCAGGTTTCCAATGCTGATTTTGCGCACTTGACATTCGGTAGTTTTGTGTCTGGGACACTCGATGCATCATGCTCCATGATGCCTGCCAATAGTGACGTGGAGGTCGCAGCAGTTCCTGATAACCAGTCAGGGGACCAATGTGATGTCAG AATCCACGAATTTGAAAACAAGGAGACAGTAACTCCTGCAGCCAACGAGTACATTGCTTCTGCACCAGATAGTAATGCGGAGAATCCTGATATTACATCAGCACAACAGTCTGATGTGGGAAGAGCTGATTTACTGGATGTTACAAACAACACCGAATACAATTTATCATCTGATTATGCCACGTCAAGTGCAGTACAACCAGAGCCTACCGTGCAGACTTATCTGCAGGACAATCGTCAAATGCAAAACATTTCTCCCCTCTCTAACTTCATG CAAGGAAATATGCCAAATGGCCTATTGCCACCAGCAATGCCGCCTTTCCGTGAGTTGGATCCAGCATTCTCGCTGCTGCTTACTAACCCTCCATTGGCTACAATGGTTCATGGTACACCACAATCGTCCGTGAACAATGCAACTGTTTCTTCACAGCCACAAGAG AATGTTAATCAAGGTGGTTTATCCAACCCACAGTTGACCCACTCTCAGGGAAGCACCGGCATTGCTCCAGGTCCTCCTCTGCCTCACCATCTTGCTGCCCTTCATCCCTATGCTCAAGGAGGGCTTCCCCTTGGATATGCAAACATGATCGGATACCCATCTTTGCCGCAAAGCTATGCGTATCTCCCGCCTGCTGCCTATCAGCAAGCATACATGAACAGTGGTCTATTCCACCAAGGCGCAGCTGCAGCTCCCAACTCGGGCGTAAAATACCCAATGCCACAATACAAGAGCAATGTTCCTCTTGGGAGCCTTCCACAGCCAGCCTCGATGCTCTCCAACTATGTTGGAGGTTTCGGGACTGCAAATGGCATGCCTCAAAACTTTGCGCTGAACCAAAGCAATCCATCGGCAACCACAGCTCCTGGGTTTGATGGAGCAATGCCCTCCCAATACAAGGATGGAAACCCCTACATGTCTCTACAGCAG GGCGAGAACCCTGCAATGTGGATGCATGGAGCTGGTTCGCGAGGAATGCCACCTCTTGCTGCCAACCCCTTGTATGGCTACCAAGGGCAGCAGGGCTACCAGGGGCAGCAGGGCCATCAGGGCGGCCTTAGGCAGGGGCAGATGCCGTCGCAGTACGGCGCAGCGCTCGGGCAGTCGCAGCCAGGCCTAGGACCCGAACACCGAAACCCCAGCGACGGAAACTTAagtgctgccgccgccgcccaggcTAACCAAATGTGGCCGAATGGCTACTGA
- the LOC109764235 gene encoding uncharacterized protein isoform X1: MRGGGRGGGGGGGGGRGQREQQARGAAAAVAGDGAEIPPASRKLVQGLKGILADRTEAEIYATLLDCAMDPDVAVERLISQDPFHEVRRKRSNKKEVKAPQETRSRPFYKPAYRGSKVGLDRGGRGYSGPGDSTASAKGPIKKETELLPPPNTSTSDAVKGSNPMETISEAGNLADAKSTSFQPPQVQHGWGGVPGRPSLAEIVKMGRPQAKSGARPVANNAAKPAVGGSVAANANLNTVLPSEGDRVIAEKLPNGTIQSPSVPKEDSVGILPPGQGSDVPEGIGAASANVSAPRSFTLEVKNDGAGDANEQTKETSASNATGLTSPGPLSPSDEGTVLNNDMIEKTDGYLSDEHSFEHNQNADSNGDMSTTAYQLEDLTIHEENRPKPSDDNPAVIIPGHLQVSNADFAHLTFGSFVSGTLDASCSMMPANSDVEVAAVPDNQSGDQCDVRIHEFENKETVTPAANEYIASAPDSNAENPDITSAQQSDVGRADLLDVTNNTEYNLSSDYATSSAVQPEPTVQTYLQDNRQMQNISPLSNFMQGNMPNGLLPPAMPPFRELDPAFSLLLTNPPLATMVHGTPQSSVNNATVSSQPQENVNQGGLSNPQLTHSQGSTGIAPGPPLPHHLAALHPYAQGGLPLGYANMIGYPSLPQSYAYLPPAAYQQAYMNSGLFHQGAAAAPNSGVKYPMPQYKSNVPLGSLPQPASMLSNYVGGFGTANGMPQNFALNQSNPSATTAPGFDGAMPSQYKDGNPYMSLQQGENPAMWMHGAGSRGMPPLAANPLYGYQGQQGYQGQQGHQGGLRQGQMPSQYGAALGQSQPGLGPEHRNPSDGNLSAAAAAQANQMWPNGY; the protein is encoded by the exons ATGAGGGGCGGCGgccggggaggagggggaggcgggGGCGGCGGGAGGGGGCAGCGGGAACAGCAGGcccgcggcgcggcggcggcggtggcgggggaCGGGGCGGAGATCCCGCCGGCCTCGCGGAAGCTCGTGCAGGGGCTCAAGGGGATCCTCGCCGACCGCACCGAGGCCGAGATCTACGCCACGCTCCTCGACTGCGCCATGGACCCCGACGTCGCCGTCGAGCGCCTCATCTCCCAAG ATCCCTTTCATGAAGTGAGGAGAAAGCGTAGCAACAAAAAGGAG GTAAAAGCTCCTCAGGAAACAAGGTCTCGCCCATTCTATAAACCTGCATACCGAGGTTCTAAGGTTGGTTTGGATCGAGGTGGACGTGGTTACTCTGGTCCAGGAG ACTCAACTGCTAGCGCTAAAGGTCCTATCAAGAAGGAAACAGAGTTACTTCCACCACCAAACACATCAACCTCTGATGCTGTCAAGGGGAGCAATCCTATGGAAACAATTTCAGAAGCTGG TAATTTAGCTGATGCGAAGTCTACCAGTTTCCAGCCTCCGCAAGTGCAGCATGGTTGGGGTGGGGTGCCAGGGCGCCCTTCTTTGGCTGAAATAGTGAAGATGGGCAGGCCTCAAGCTAAATCTGGGGCCAGACCGGTTGCAAATAATGCTGCCAAGCCAGCTGTTGGTGGTTCAGTCGCTGCCAATGCAAATCTTAACACAGTTTTGCCGTCAGAAGGGGACCGTGTCATAGCTGAGAAATTACCAAATGGCACTATTCAGTCCCCCTCTGTACCTAAGGAGGACTCTGTTGGCATATTACCTCCAGGACAGGGGTCTGATGTGCCAGAAGGCATTGGTGCTGCTTCCGCAAATGTGAGTGCACCAAGATCATTTACCCTGGAGGTCAAGAATGACGGTGCTGGAGATGCCAACGAGCAAACTAAGGAGACAAGTGCAAGCAATGCCACTGGCCTAACATCTCCAGGACCATTATCCCCGTCTGATGAAGGCACGGTCTTGAATAATGACATGATAGAGAAAACAGATGGCTATCTCTCTGATGAACATTCATTTGAACACAACCAAA ATGCAGATTCAAATGGTGATATGTCTACTACAGCGTATCAGTTGGAAGACTTGACCATACATGAGGAAAACAGACCAAAACCATCTGATGATAACCCAGCTGTAATAATCCCAGGCCACCTCCAGGTTTCCAATGCTGATTTTGCGCACTTGACATTCGGTAGTTTTGTGTCTGGGACACTCGATGCATCATGCTCCATGATGCCTGCCAATAGTGACGTGGAGGTCGCAGCAGTTCCTGATAACCAGTCAGGGGACCAATGTGATGTCAG AATCCACGAATTTGAAAACAAGGAGACAGTAACTCCTGCAGCCAACGAGTACATTGCTTCTGCACCAGATAGTAATGCGGAGAATCCTGATATTACATCAGCACAACAGTCTGATGTGGGAAGAGCTGATTTACTGGATGTTACAAACAACACCGAATACAATTTATCATCTGATTATGCCACGTCAAGTGCAGTACAACCAGAGCCTACCGTGCAGACTTATCTGCAGGACAATCGTCAAATGCAAAACATTTCTCCCCTCTCTAACTTCATG CAAGGAAATATGCCAAATGGCCTATTGCCACCAGCAATGCCGCCTTTCCGTGAGTTGGATCCAGCATTCTCGCTGCTGCTTACTAACCCTCCATTGGCTACAATGGTTCATGGTACACCACAATCGTCCGTGAACAATGCAACTGTTTCTTCACAGCCACAAGAG AATGTTAATCAAGGTGGTTTATCCAACCCACAGTTGACCCACTCTCAGGGAAGCACCGGCATTGCTCCAGGTCCTCCTCTGCCTCACCATCTTGCTGCCCTTCATCCCTATGCTCAAGGAGGGCTTCCCCTTGGATATGCAAACATGATCGGATACCCATCTTTGCCGCAAAGCTATGCGTATCTCCCGCCTGCTGCCTATCAGCAAGCATACATGAACAGTGGTCTATTCCACCAAGGCGCAGCTGCAGCTCCCAACTCGGGCGTAAAATACCCAATGCCACAATACAAGAGCAATGTTCCTCTTGGGAGCCTTCCACAGCCAGCCTCGATGCTCTCCAACTATGTTGGAGGTTTCGGGACTGCAAATGGCATGCCTCAAAACTTTGCGCTGAACCAAAGCAATCCATCGGCAACCACAGCTCCTGGGTTTGATGGAGCAATGCCCTCCCAATACAAGGATGGAAACCCCTACATGTCTCTACAGCAG GGCGAGAACCCTGCAATGTGGATGCATGGAGCTGGTTCGCGAGGAATGCCACCTCTTGCTGCCAACCCCTTGTATGGCTACCAAGGGCAGCAGGGCTACCAGGGGCAGCAGGGCCATCAGGGCGGCCTTAGGCAGGGGCAGATGCCGTCGCAGTACGGCGCAGCGCTCGGGCAGTCGCAGCCAGGCCTAGGACCCGAACACCGAAACCCCAGCGACGGAAACTTAagtgctgccgccgccgcccaggcTAACCAAATGTGGCCGAATGGCTACTGA